One Halobacterium sp. DL1 DNA window includes the following coding sequences:
- a CDS encoding lactate dehydrogenase, translating to MTWSYQRTLLGLTMTAFFGTYVARLVVSPLIPDIMLTFDVSKSAVGLVLTGMWAAYAVMQFPSGILGEKYGERTIIVASLLLTGVGSLLLAAAPSFPAFALFGVFLGVGAGLYFPAAATLLTNRFENVGQALGFHNMGAPLAGLLTPVAAVFVATQFDWRVAITLGAVVAFPVAALYASRIRSSDSEHPDLNITDQFNVRSNVALLVRPSIGFTTTLAFLGVFVIQAIQSFFPTFLVEYVGTTQTYASVAFAVLFALQGITLPLVGRASDRFGRDRTIRACYVLGTAGLALFLVGDTVVHVVAVPLLSLGFSWPPAIQARFMDALRDDEQGVGFGLVRTVYMLLAALGSVVTGALATFFSWQVAYGVLAVIFAALAVLLTLNRVLGWDA from the coding sequence GTGACCTGGTCCTACCAGCGCACGCTGCTCGGGCTGACGATGACCGCGTTCTTCGGGACGTACGTCGCACGCCTCGTCGTCAGTCCGCTCATCCCCGACATCATGCTCACCTTCGACGTCTCGAAGAGCGCCGTCGGCCTCGTACTCACGGGGATGTGGGCGGCGTACGCGGTCATGCAGTTCCCGAGCGGGATCCTCGGCGAGAAATACGGCGAGCGCACGATCATCGTCGCCTCGTTACTGCTGACGGGTGTCGGGAGCCTACTGCTGGCGGCCGCGCCCTCGTTCCCCGCGTTCGCACTGTTCGGCGTCTTCCTCGGCGTCGGCGCGGGCCTCTACTTCCCGGCTGCCGCCACGCTGCTCACCAATCGGTTCGAGAACGTCGGACAGGCGCTCGGGTTCCACAACATGGGCGCGCCCCTCGCTGGTCTCCTCACACCCGTCGCCGCAGTGTTCGTCGCGACGCAGTTCGACTGGCGGGTGGCCATCACGCTCGGCGCAGTCGTTGCGTTCCCGGTTGCCGCCCTGTACGCGTCCCGCATCCGGTCGTCTGATTCGGAACACCCCGACCTGAACATCACCGACCAGTTCAACGTGCGGTCGAACGTCGCGCTCCTCGTCCGGCCGAGCATCGGGTTCACTACCACACTGGCGTTCCTCGGCGTGTTCGTCATCCAGGCGATCCAGTCGTTCTTTCCCACGTTCCTCGTGGAGTACGTGGGCACTACGCAGACGTACGCCAGCGTCGCGTTCGCGGTGCTGTTCGCGCTCCAGGGAATAACTCTCCCGCTGGTGGGCCGTGCGTCAGACCGCTTTGGCCGTGATCGCACTATCCGGGCATGCTACGTGCTCGGGACGGCCGGACTGGCGCTCTTCCTGGTCGGCGACACGGTGGTCCACGTCGTCGCCGTACCGCTGCTCTCACTCGGCTTCAGTTGGCCGCCAGCCATCCAGGCACGGTTCATGGACGCACTCCGCGACGACGAGCAGGGCGTCGGCTTCGGCCTCGTCCGCACCGTGTACATGCTGCTCGCGGCGCTCGGGAGCGTCGTGACGGGCGCGCTCGCGACCTTCTTCAGCTGGCAGGTGGCCTACGGCGTCCTCGCGGTCATCTTCGCGGCGCTCGCCGTGTTGTTGACGCTGAATCGCGTCCTCGGCTGGGACGCGTGA
- a CDS encoding acyl-CoA dehydrogenase translates to MDFSESSELGLVKSQIDRFIEREVRPLESEHDQFLGERGVENRLDENGYLVDEYLDIRDEIRQLSAEAGFLTMHMPESVGGGGLSLLEYLLVLEHVNSYHPEGFHEMLLETLLTPALLPMHEDDHLRERYFEPMMNADITVTIGMSEPDHGSDITYLDTTAEKDGDEWVVDGTKCWITNSTFADAIIVFARTDGEDGDAYGISAFVVDEDNPGWERGKAQRPMGDEDAGRIAFNHFEGCRVPEERMVGERGRGLVDVAMGSVGYFRLSLPARAVGHAQWMFEECVDYAESRETFGKPIGTRQFVKGMLAEMRADIEQVRWLYRHAAWQYDRGEGERWEQSAAKLRGAQLWNDAADRAVQIHGGAGYVRSLPFEAEYRNARVTRIYDGTDEIQKVTIADQFLDL, encoded by the coding sequence ATGGACTTCTCCGAATCCTCGGAACTCGGCCTCGTGAAGAGCCAGATCGACCGCTTCATCGAACGGGAAGTCCGGCCGCTCGAGTCCGAGCACGACCAGTTCCTGGGCGAACGGGGCGTGGAGAACCGACTGGACGAGAACGGCTACCTCGTCGACGAATACCTCGACATCCGGGACGAGATACGCCAGCTCTCCGCGGAGGCTGGCTTCCTCACGATGCACATGCCCGAGTCGGTAGGTGGTGGCGGATTGAGTCTCCTCGAGTACCTGCTCGTACTCGAACACGTCAACAGCTACCACCCGGAGGGATTCCACGAGATGCTCCTGGAGACGCTCCTGACACCCGCACTCCTTCCGATGCACGAGGACGACCACCTCCGGGAGCGCTACTTCGAGCCGATGATGAACGCCGACATCACCGTCACCATCGGGATGTCCGAACCCGACCACGGCAGCGACATCACCTACCTCGACACGACCGCCGAGAAGGACGGTGACGAGTGGGTTGTCGACGGTACGAAGTGCTGGATCACGAACTCCACGTTCGCGGACGCGATCATCGTGTTCGCGCGCACCGACGGCGAGGACGGCGACGCCTACGGTATCTCCGCGTTCGTCGTCGACGAGGACAACCCCGGCTGGGAGCGGGGGAAAGCCCAGCGACCCATGGGGGACGAGGACGCCGGCCGCATCGCCTTCAACCACTTCGAGGGGTGTCGGGTCCCCGAGGAGCGCATGGTCGGCGAGCGTGGACGCGGGCTCGTCGACGTCGCGATGGGGTCGGTCGGCTACTTCCGCCTGAGCCTTCCGGCGCGAGCGGTCGGGCACGCACAGTGGATGTTCGAGGAGTGCGTCGACTACGCGGAGAGCCGCGAGACGTTCGGGAAACCCATCGGCACCCGCCAGTTCGTGAAGGGCATGCTCGCGGAGATGCGGGCGGACATCGAACAGGTGCGGTGGCTCTATCGCCACGCCGCCTGGCAGTACGACCGAGGCGAGGGCGAGCGCTGGGAGCAGAGCGCCGCGAAACTCCGTGGCGCACAGCTCTGGAATGACGCCGCCGACAGGGCGGTCCAGATCCACGGCGGCGCTGGCTACGTGCGCTCGCTGCCCTTCGAGGCCGAGTACCGGAACGCACGGGTCACGCGCATCTACGACGGCACTGACGAGATCCAGAAGGTCACCATCGCCGACCAGTTCCTCGACCTGTAA
- a CDS encoding cupin, with protein sequence MEFVDFTDAETYEPEDGWQRVSLAGSDAFTFEWFEKPAGHSSPMHHHENEQVCVVLEGEMVVHTEDDSVTLGEYDSVWLASDEPHRVENQSDERAVGLDVFAPGRGFDYWTDREE encoded by the coding sequence ATGGAATTCGTAGACTTCACCGACGCAGAAACGTACGAACCGGAAGACGGCTGGCAACGCGTCTCGCTCGCGGGGAGCGACGCGTTCACCTTCGAGTGGTTCGAGAAACCAGCTGGACACTCCTCGCCGATGCACCACCACGAGAACGAACAGGTGTGCGTGGTCCTCGAGGGCGAGATGGTCGTCCACACCGAGGACGACTCCGTCACCCTCGGGGAGTACGACTCCGTCTGGCTGGCGTCCGACGAACCCCACCGCGTCGAGAACCAGAGCGACGAACGCGCGGTCGGTCTCGACGTATTCGCGCCGGGCCGCGGCTTCGACTACTGGACCGACCGCGAAGAGTAG
- a CDS encoding lactoylglutathione lyase, translated as MVGSGDHYGVVVGDMDASLAFYRDTLGMELVDRFEQESEAFDRAVGVANARVELAFLDADGYVVELIDYQRPPGGDANADVENNDVGAAHFCLAVADADEAYERLRDDVQFLSPPQELDNGVKLAFMEDPDGNLVELLEE; from the coding sequence ATGGTTGGTTCAGGTGACCACTACGGCGTCGTCGTCGGAGACATGGACGCGTCGCTGGCGTTCTATCGCGACACGCTCGGTATGGAACTCGTCGACCGGTTCGAACAGGAGAGCGAGGCGTTCGACCGTGCGGTCGGGGTAGCGAACGCGCGCGTCGAACTCGCATTCCTCGATGCCGACGGCTACGTGGTGGAACTCATCGACTACCAGCGGCCGCCAGGGGGCGACGCGAACGCGGACGTCGAGAACAACGACGTGGGCGCGGCACACTTCTGTCTCGCCGTGGCCGACGCCGACGAGGCCTACGAACGCCTGCGCGATGACGTCCAGTTTTTGAGTCCGCCACAGGAACTGGACAACGGCGTGAAACTCGCGTTCATGGAGGACCCCGACGGGAACCTCGTCGAACTGCTGGAGGAGTGA
- a CDS encoding glycosyl hydrolase family 88 encodes MSHELPELVERVAEHALDDQTFNMEQHDWEKGCAINGLHAVGLHEEETRYLVDRSIETQTTEGQLTYGSLGLTPYGWEPDWAGDKNDYKSYADPVVPGHGVLELYDRTGDDYYLDAARKQYEQLQSIEKTEGGGIPISRGEKELLLDSLYHISPFMARYGELADDPEAIDEAVRQIEVHAERCYDSHTGLYRQGWQETPNSFAQDTFWSRGVAWLTTAIVATLPYVPEDHDGYDGLVEMLQDVSEVVLDYQDDSGFWHNTLDDRTSPLEASGTLMFVYTFEEGMEQGVLDPSTFEEPSQRAMDVCKGLVDSQGGVRRVAVVPGGPDAPLGVALHGQGFFLLAASYFL; translated from the coding sequence ATGAGTCACGAGCTACCAGAGCTCGTCGAGCGTGTCGCGGAGCACGCGCTCGACGACCAGACGTTCAACATGGAACAGCACGACTGGGAGAAGGGGTGTGCCATCAACGGCCTCCACGCGGTCGGCCTCCACGAGGAGGAGACGCGATACCTCGTCGACCGGTCCATCGAAACCCAGACGACGGAAGGCCAGCTCACGTACGGCAGTCTCGGCCTCACGCCGTACGGCTGGGAACCCGACTGGGCGGGCGACAAGAACGACTACAAGTCCTACGCCGACCCGGTCGTGCCGGGCCACGGCGTCCTCGAGCTGTACGATCGGACGGGCGACGACTACTACCTCGACGCCGCCCGGAAGCAGTACGAACAACTCCAGAGCATCGAGAAGACCGAGGGCGGCGGCATTCCCATCTCGCGCGGCGAGAAGGAACTGTTGCTCGACTCACTGTACCACATCAGCCCGTTCATGGCGCGTTATGGGGAACTCGCGGACGACCCCGAGGCCATCGACGAGGCGGTCCGCCAGATAGAGGTCCACGCCGAGCGCTGTTACGACTCCCACACGGGGCTCTATCGACAGGGCTGGCAGGAGACCCCGAACTCCTTCGCACAGGACACGTTCTGGTCTCGTGGTGTCGCCTGGCTCACCACGGCCATCGTCGCCACGTTGCCGTACGTCCCGGAGGACCACGACGGCTACGACGGCCTCGTCGAGATGCTCCAGGACGTCAGCGAGGTCGTCCTCGACTACCAGGACGACAGCGGGTTCTGGCACAACACCCTCGACGACCGGACCTCCCCACTCGAGGCATCAGGTACGCTGATGTTCGTCTACACCTTCGAGGAGGGCATGGAACAGGGCGTCCTCGACCCGTCCACGTTCGAGGAGCCGTCCCAGCGTGCGATGGACGTCTGCAAGGGACTCGTCGACAGCCAGGGCGGCGTTCGCCGCGTCGCAGTCGTCCCCGGTGGCCCCGACGCCCCGCTCGGCGTCGCGCTCCACGGCCAGGGGTTCTTCCTGCTCGCTGCGAGTTACTTCCTGTAG
- a CDS encoding aldolase, whose amino-acid sequence MHDSLTLAERLDQGDATIGVLSTIVHPNLVEVYGSLGLDFVWIDLEHAGPSPYDAERLEDLARAADLAGVEVVLRLPTKDPSLVRKTLDTGVRNILIPRVETAAEVRQTVASAHFSYDGAVGDRGLAGVRANRWGADMDSYTSRSDRHVQVGVMIENERAVANVEEILAVDELGFAFIGPWDLSHSLGHPLEEEHDSVQAAIADIEDACADADVPVMGFVGDSEDAAEKAEAGYQLLVVGSDVDALRSALGDRVEEIARGLGQTRASDYRK is encoded by the coding sequence ATGCACGACTCACTCACCCTCGCAGAGCGCCTCGATCAGGGGGACGCGACGATTGGCGTGCTCTCCACGATTGTACACCCGAACCTCGTCGAAGTGTACGGCAGCCTCGGACTGGACTTCGTGTGGATCGACCTGGAGCACGCCGGCCCGTCACCCTACGACGCCGAACGCCTCGAGGACCTCGCGCGCGCCGCGGATCTCGCGGGAGTCGAAGTCGTGCTCCGGCTCCCGACGAAGGACCCGTCGCTCGTCCGGAAGACCCTCGACACGGGCGTCCGGAACATACTGATACCGCGCGTCGAGACGGCCGCGGAGGTCCGCCAGACCGTCGCTTCGGCGCACTTCAGCTACGACGGCGCGGTCGGCGACCGGGGGCTCGCAGGCGTCCGTGCGAACCGGTGGGGAGCGGACATGGACAGCTACACGTCCCGGTCGGACCGCCACGTCCAGGTCGGCGTGATGATAGAGAACGAGCGCGCGGTGGCGAACGTCGAGGAGATACTCGCCGTCGACGAACTCGGGTTCGCGTTCATCGGGCCGTGGGACCTCTCACACTCCCTCGGCCACCCGCTAGAGGAGGAGCACGACAGTGTGCAGGCCGCCATCGCGGACATCGAGGACGCCTGCGCCGACGCGGACGTGCCAGTGATGGGGTTCGTCGGCGACAGCGAGGACGCCGCCGAGAAGGCCGAGGCTGGCTACCAGTTGCTCGTCGTCGGGAGCGACGTCGACGCGTTGCGCTCCGCACTCGGCGACCGCGTCGAAGAAATCGCTCGCGGTCTGGGACAGACGCGAGCGAGCGACTACAGGAAGTAA